Within the Candidatus Saccharibacteria bacterium oral taxon 488 genome, the region ATTTTGCATCAGATCTTGTTCAATTGACCGCAGCTGATCGTCGATCAACAGCTCTGGCAGCGCCACCTTGGAGCTATCCACCAATTCCGCCACCAGCTCATCCTTGAGCTTTTCCTTGGCCTCGCGCTCTTTTTGCGCGGTAATCTCGCGCTTGATGTCAGCCTTGAGTTCTTTGATGTCGGTGAACGGGCCACATTTAGCGGCAAATTCATCATTGAGTTCCGGTAACTTCAGCTCATTTACTTTATGGAGCGTCACGCTAAACACCACCTTGGCGCCGGCTAGATTTTCAGCATGGTAATCCTTTGGAAATTCAAGATCAAGATCAAATGTCTCGCCGGCCTTGTGACCAACCACACCTTCTTCAAAGCCGGGGATGAACTGACCACCGCCCAGTTTCAGGGCGAAATCCTTGGCCGAGCCGCCGTCAAACGCCACACCGTCTTTCTTGCCAACAAAATCGATAATCGCCTCGTCGCCTTCTTGAGCTGCGCGCGTGACCTCGGCTTTATCAACAAAATTCTGCTGCATCCGCTCGATGATCTCATCGACGTCTTTGGCCTCAACCTTGACCGTCTGGGCCTTGGCCTTGAGCTTTTTGTAGTCGCCTAATTTGACCGGCGGCACAACGGTCGCCTCGGCGGTAAACTCAACTTCTTGATTGGGGACAAATTTTTTGACCTCAACACTCGGCCGTTCCAGCGCCTGGAGCTTCTCATTCATAAAGGCCTCAGCAACCGCCTTGGACAGGGCGTTGTCGAGCACCTGTTCCTGGAGCGCCATTGGATTGACGTGCTTGGCAGCCACGCTGACCGGTACTTTACCCTTACGAAATCCCGGCACCTTGAGGTCGCGCGCCATCTTGGTCAGCGCCACCTGCTCAGCCGCATTCAGCTCGTCCGCCCCCAGCGTAATCGTCAAACAAACCTTGGTATCTGATAGTTTCTTTACAGTCGTCTTCATGACTACCTATTATAACAGGGGTAACGCTAAATCTCAAACGCCGCGTCGTCATCACCGTCGTAGCGTCGATCTTTGACCACGCTGATCATGCGCTCGAGACTGACTTTTTGCTCGGTTGACTCGATGAGGTTTTTGATCGTGTAGACACCCGAAGCGACTTCTTCCTCGCCGACAAACGCTACGAATGGGATGTTCTTTTTCAGCGCAGTTTTCAGCTGCTTATCTAACTTACGCCCGCTGAAATCTAACTCGGCCCGCACCCCCTCGCTGCGCAGCGTCCGCGCCAAAGTATCTGCACCACCTAGCGATGCCGCGTCCACCGCGATGATGTACACATCGGTATGCGTCGTTAGTTTTGGTAGTAACTCGTGCACCTCGAGAAACTGCTGCATCGTCGTCGCACCGAGCCCCACGCCGACCGTAGCGACCGGCTCGACACCAAATAGTCCGACTAGCCCATCATAGCGCCCACCGCCGAATAGCGCTCGATTATTCTCCGGCGAATTATCAAAAAACTCAAACACCGTACCAGTATAATAATCCAGCCCGCGCATCAGCGTCACGTCAAACATCGCATTACCGATGCCCTTCTGACGCAGCAGGGTCATCACCTGGCGAAGCTGCTGGACACTCGGACTATCCGCCAGCTCCTCTGGTAAATCATCGACACTGCGCATGCTAATTAGCTGCGCCAACTTTGGCAGGCCCGCCTTGGCCTCTTCTGAGCCAAAAATCTCAATGGCTTGCTCGCGGAAAGCTTCTGGCGAAATCTTATTCTTGCGATCAAGCAGCCGCGTCATCATCTGCGCACCGATCACGTCGAGTCCGAGAAAACTGCTCATCAACTGATTGATCAACTGGCGATTATTCACCCGCACCGTAAACATGTCTTCGCGCGCACCAAAGTTCATGATACTGCGGTAGCCAAACTCGATAATCTCCGCATCGGCCCACGGCCCCTCCGCGCCAAACAAATCAGCATTCAGCTGCCAAAACTCGCGTTCCCGTCCGCGCTGTGGCCGTTCGTAGCGCATGAAATTAGCGATAGAATACAGCCGGGCCGGCATGGCCAGTTCCTGGCGCCGACTGGCCACCATGCGAGAAATCGACGGCGTCATCTCTGGGCGAATTGCCACCTGACGACCACCACGATCGGTGAACAAGTACGTCTGCTCGCCCGCTAACTCCTGCCCCGACTTGGCGGTGTAAATATCCAGCGGCTCGACGAGCGGTGCACCGTACTCCTCGTACCCAAAACTCTGCGCCGTGGCGTGCCACACCTTGAAAATATAATTCTGCAGGCGCTTGTCCTCCGGGAAATAATCGCGCGCGCCCTTGTAACTCTGAGTTGATAAATTGCTCATGGTTGCTTTTATTGTGGCACAATGGGGCAAATTTTTCAATGATAAAGACGAATGAGAGGTTGAAGTGTATCAATCGAGCACATGCTGCTGCAGCCAGCAATACATCGCCACAGTGGCTGCCGCGCCGACGTTGATGGAGCGGGTTGAGCCGAATTGTTCAATAGCCACTATCTTGTCTGCCGCTTGCGCCATCTCCTCGGAGATTCCCGGACCCTCTTGGCCAAACACCAGCACCGCGCGCTTTGTTAGGGTCGTCTCCGCCATATTGACACTGCCCGGGATATTATCAATCGCAATAATTTCTCTGTTTTCAGACCGCATTAGCTCGACAAACTCCGCTGTCGAGCCAACGTAATGTACATGCAAATATTTATCCGTCATCATGGCGCCGCGCTTGTTCCATTGCCGCCGACCGATGACGTAAATCTGCCGCACGCCAAACGCATTGGCGCTCCTGACGATCGTCCCCATATTAAAATCCCGCTCGGTGTTCTCCAGAGCAATCACCAGGCCGTGGTCCTTGGCGTCTAGTTCTTTCATGATCTCCGCCTCGCTCCGACCTTTGAATTTGTCAATCACATTTCGCGTATCTTGCATCTCTGTTATTGTAGCAAACGTTACGAAAAAGAGACGAAAGATCTTCTCGTCGTCATGAAAAATGTAGCGTGCTCTCAAGCATCCACACTATCTCACGACAAACAAAACTTACTCCGACCAAACAGCAAGCTCATTGCCCGCCGGGTCTTGAAAATGAAAGCGTTTACCGCCAGGAAAATTAAATATCTCTTTGGTAATCGAAGCGCCGGCTGTCTTCACCTTGTTGTAGACCGCCTGAATGTCAGTAACATAGATCACTGGAAGCGGAGCAGTTGCTGGATCCTCGGCATTGATACCACTACCCACGCCGCTGTCGTTTGTGTCCGCATAGTCATCACCCCATTGTTGATATGACCAACCAAATACCTCGGTAAAGAAGTCTTTTGCTGCGCTCAACTCCTTCACGCTCTTTGCTGGAAACTCTATGTAGTCGATATGGCTGTTCGCCTTACTCATACGGTTATTATATCACAAGAAAAACCGCCCAAATGATCGGTGATTTTCTTGTAATGCAGTCGTCAATTCTTGGTGCGGATGAAAGGACTTGAACCTTCACGTACTTGCGTACACTAGCACCTGAAGCTAGCGCGTCTACCAATTCCGCCACATCCGCGTGACTACCGAGTATTATACACGACCGGCTGCTCCTCCGCAAGGAGTTTGCCTAGCCGTTTCAGCCCGCCAGCCGGCACCAAGCATTTAATTCTTCTGCCAACTGCTTCATCGGCACGGCAGTCTTGATACCCGGCGCGAGGATGCCTTTTGGATCAAAGATGTGCTTGATTTTTGCGTACAGGTCACGCTCCTCGGACGTGAGTGTTGGCTGGACAAACGCCGCCTTGAGCCGACCCTCGCCGCCAAAGCCCGCGAACGACCCTTCGTGGCTGGTCACGATCCGCACCATGTCCGAGCAGAGTTTGAGGATACGCTGGCGGTCACTGACCTTTTTGCTCGAGAATACCGGATAGCTATTAATCATACCAGTCGTCGCGTCGATAAACAGCGGCATGGCCACGCCATATTCTTTCTCGAGTGCACGCATCGACTTGATAAAGCCGTCCAGCTGCACACCCGGCAGCCACATCCCAGAGAATACCTGCGGCACGACACCGTGCTCGTCAGCCGGATGCTCCGCCAAGGTCAGCACTGAGTGCAGCGTAAACACCTCTTTCATTTCCATGTCGCGTAGCTCAACCTGCAGGGCCGTACCACCGCGAAGCGCGCGCAGTAACTTCTTGGCGGCCTTGCTACGCGCTCGGTCTGAAAATGCGTGAAAGAGCGCTACCACCACGCCGCCGCGATAGCATTCTTTCGGCGCCCATGCTAGTTTCTTGCCCTGAGCTGCCGCCCGCGAGAAGAGCCGCCCGTCGATCAGCTCGACTGTCGAGGCGCCTGCTTGGAGCGCTGTGTCAACCGCAGCCTGCGCTGCATTCATTGAACTATACGCGGCGCTCACCACGGTCAGTTCTGGATGGATGAAGTCAGCCTTCATAATTAGTTCGCCGATGATACCGAGACTGCCTTGAGCACCAATAAACAGCGGTGTGAGGTCAAACGAGCCGTCGCGCTGCCGCACCTGAGCGATACTCGAAAAGCCGGCCATCTCTGGCGCGCTAGCATCAATCCGAGCAATCAGCGCTTCATTATCGGTTATCAAATTATCCAGCTGCCGGTACAATTCGCCCTCAAACGTCGCCAAGCCTTTCTTCTTGCTCAGTTCACGCTTCGACAGCCGACCGGTCTGTACAATATCGCCACTTGACAGGACGACTTCCATTTGGTGAATCGACTGACTCAACAGGCCGTACGCCGAGGACAACATGCCAGCTGCTTCAGTACTAATCGCACCACCAATCGTGCCATCCTCACCTGTCAATGAAATCTCCGGCAGACCCAAACCCTTGTGCGTTGACAGCACCGCTTGCGCTGCTCTATGAGAAATACCCGACTGGAGGTGGACTAGCTGCTGCTTAGCATCAATTCCGACGACATTATGCATGTGTGCCGCCATGTCGATGGCGATACCGCGCCCGATCGCCGCGCCCGTACTATCCGTGCCGCATCCGCGCGCATACACCGGTAGGACGTGACCCTTCTCCGCCAGTTGCGAACAAAACCGCAAAATCTTGCGCACATCACTGGTGTCCGCCACTCGTGCGATCAACTCCGGCTGCCGCGCCAGCACACTCCCATCCCGCTGCGCATCCGCCAAAGCACCGTCATGCGTCACTACTTCACCCGTCAGATGTTCATTCAAATACGTCGCAACCTTATTCATAGTCCCCCTTTTTCTGTTAGTTTCATGATAGCACGGTCGAAGTGGAGCGTAAAGTGTATTGCTCGAGGGCGACGGGTTGTGTATAATTGAGGGGTAGATGCGCCTGAAAGTACCGTGCGCGTCTTTGACAATTAGCTATGCGGATGTGGTGGAATTGGTAGACACGCATGCCTTAGGAGCATGTGCCTCACGGCGTGAAGGTTCAAGTCCTTTCATCCGCACCAAGGTTTTATTTTTACGGGAGATTAGCTCAGTTGGCTAGAGCGCACGATTCACATTCGTGAGGTCACAGGTTCGAGCCCTGTATTTCCCACCATTTAATATTGATATGAATATGGAATCTTTCTACGTTACATCGACCCATCTTGACATAGAAATGGAAACCGAACCTCATCCGTCTGGTTTGGTTATATTTTCACGAAAGCTATCGCCCAACGGAGAGCCAATAGGACACATAATAGTGTCTCCTGAAAACCATCACACGGATATATACTGTAAGTATCTTGAGGAAAACAAGCCGCTACCATTAGAGCGTAAGAGCTGGGGGATAAGTTTTAATCAAAGCTCCAGCCAAAGCGGCGTAGTTCCAAATTATTTTACACGAGTAGAACCTGCCTATGGAATATGTATACCCCCATCCGACAATATACCTGATTGCCCCACCCTGCTAATAGCTGAAACAAGAAACAAAAGAGTACCAGAATTAGCTCATCAAAGACTGAGCATAGACCCGATACACATTAAGATGGCAATTCAAGCCCTAGGTATAGTGATGGAAAATCCAGATATTTTACATAGGACCGACGACAAGACCAGATTAATGCATTTTTCCGAAGATCAGCTTAATGAACAATCTGTGACCATTTATTAAATACAATTCCCCTACTCTTTTTATTTTCTCTCACTCATGGTAAAATTTTATATTTAAGAGGAAGGTCTGCGTTAGCATCAGACCATAGTCGCGTACATTTTCGCGCATTGAATTTTATTAACTGTACTCATGATCAGCCTAGTGCGAGCTTCGCCATAGATACCCGAGTCCGTTCAGCACGTGTGCTCTCCGTGGGTCGGCTTATCTGATAGAGCAGTTCGCCCTTCGGATTTCTGTCTACTTCGACAAACCCCAATTGTCTCAAAACACTGAGGTCACGTCGAATCTCGGGGATATTCCCTCTTGCCAATGAGGCAATCTCAAGAAGAGTCATCGGTATGCCATGAACAAGCACCCCCAGCACGGTCTGCTTTGCGCTGATGGATCCCGGGGAATATACCAAGTCTTGAACCTGACGCCTTAGCAGATCCAAGAGATGCCGTTCCTCTACTTCTATTGAAGATGGATCCGAATCAAGCACATTGCCTTCATCCATAGATCGTGATCGATCTGACCTCTGAAGAACCACAAGCTCTTCGTAGGGCTTATTTGGTTGAGGGTTAAGACATGCCGCCGTATAATCTTTTTCTACTTGTGATATTTTCATACGGCCTCCTTACAATATAACCGTTTTATCAATCAGGGTCTTCGAGATTACACACCCCCAGAGAGCATCCCCCGCATAGTCATATGATACCATCTCTGTGGAGTGGGTCAAATCCAGCTCATCCTACTAATTTTTGAACATTGAAAAGCAGTATGAAGGAATAATGGCATTCATCACCAGAGCAAGAATGGCTGGAAGATCAGCAGTCGCAGAGTAAGGCGGGTACGGATGGAGCTCCAAGGAAGTGGCGTGAAGTGGTAGTGCAGGATTTAGAAACGGTAAAGCGCAACTCACCTGGTCGAAAGCTCCCTGTTAAGGCGGTATATTCAAAGGGCGACATGAAAGTAACAGTCTTTGATACAACGCCAGATCGCGACGTCTACATGAGAATTTCCTGCAGAGGAGTAGCCAGAAACATCAGGCTTCAACGATCAGACCCAGAGGGTGCTCTGCTAGCTCGGTTTGGTCCAGAGCTTGGCGCAGACATGATTCGCGTTATTCAACGTCGACCTGGGGTGAATCGACGTAAGGTGAGTCGTAAGTTTTTTGAAGCTATCAGGATCAACCCGCCAGAAACTGAGTGATCGAGCAGACCCTAGTAGTTGATTAATAGGAGTTACTTAAGAGGTTACTACCATTTGAGTATACCTGTCTGTCACACAGTAACAGTCCTAGAGACTCCTCCATCTCCACCACAAACGTAATCCAGTGTTATAATACTATTACCATGAACACTAACACCGAATACGACCCACTTCCACCCGGCCTCTTTGTCTGGATGGATTTGGAGTATACGACGACCGATGTTGATACGGCGCGGATACTCGAAGTCGCTGCGATTATCACTAATCGCCAGCTGGAACAAATTGGCGAGCCGTTTTCTTTACCCTGCAAGCCCGATGACTTCTCTGGGCATTCTATGCCCGAATCGGTTGTCGATATGCACACACGAAATGGCTTGCTGGACGATGTCTCCGTGTCAAAGTACAACGAGGCCGCACTCGAAAAGCAAGCGCTCAATTGGCTACAGCAAACCGCAAATGACGCTATTTTAATTCACTGCGGCTATTATCTGCAATGTGACCGCGAGATCCTCGCAAGGCGCATGCCCGCGCTGTACGAGCGTTTGGGATTCCGGCAACTTGACATGCGCTGCCTCGAGGAAATGGCCGATGCTTGGACGAGCCAAGGTCGATATCGCCGAACCAACCACCACAATCATCGTGCACTCGGCGATGTGAGGGAGGCGATTTTACTGGGTGGAAAATATAAGGAGCGGTTTATACCGCGAGAAATGTCACACGATGCTTAGATAAAAGATAGGCACGACCACTGATAATTCAGCTAGCCAACCTTCTCATCTCTACCCATCTGTGTTACAATAAGTCACCAAAGGAAGGTCTGCGTTAACATCAGACCATATTTTTATGAAGGACGCTAGCAAGATTCGAAATATTGCCATTATTGCCCACGTCGATCACGGCAAGACGACCATGGTTGATGGGCTGCTCAAACAGTCGCGCACATTTCGCGACAACCAGGCTGAGATGAGCCAAGAACTGATCATGGATTCGGGCGATCAGGAGCACGAACGCGGTATCACCATCACCGCCAAACAGACCTCGATTTTTTACGGTGATTATAAAATCAATATCATCGACACGCCGGGACACGCGGACTTTTCGGGCGAGGTCGAGCGGACACTGCAGATGGCGGACGGCGTCTTGCTGATCGTTGATGCGCAGGAAGGGCCGATGCCGCAGACGAAGTTTGTGCTTTCAAAGGCGCTGGAACTGGGCTTGAGGCCGGTGGTGGTGATCAATAAAATTGATAAGCCAGCCAGGCGAATTGCCGAGGTTGAAGATGAACTGAGCGATCTATTTTTGGAGCTAGCGACCGACGATGCTCAACTGCAATATCCGATTTATTATGCTATCGGGCGCGACGGCAAAGCCTGGCGAGAGATTCCTGCCAACCCGAGCGACAACGCCGATCTCACACCGATTTTTGAGGCGATTATCAACGACATCCCTGCACCGAGCGTCACAGCTGATGGCGGTTTCCAGATGTTAGTGACCAGCCTACAGTACGACACCTTCCAGGGCAAATATGCCATCGGACGGATCGCTCGCGGGTCGGTCAAGCGCGGGCTGGCGGTTAGCCTACTGAAACACGGCGAGGTGTCGGGCTCAGCGAGAATTGAGAAAGTTTTTGGCTACCGCGGGCTGAACCGCGAAGAGCTTGACGAGGCGTTTGCCGGCGATATCGTGGCGCTAGTGGGCGTCAGCGAGGCGCACATTGGCGATACGATTGCCGACAAAGAACAGCCGGAAGCCCTGCCGGTAATCGCCATCGAAGCGCCGACGCTGAGCATGTACCTCGGCCCAAACACCAGCCCGATGAAAGGGCGCGAGGGAGAATTTACCACGTCGCGGCAAATTGGCGACCGGCTGCGACGGGAACTAGAAACCAACGTGGCATTGCGCGTCGAAGAAAACGGCATCGGCTTTACGGTGTCTGGCCGCGGTGAATTACACCTCAGCGTCTTGATCGAGACCATGCGGCGCGAAGGCTTTGAGTTCGAAGTTGGCCGCCCGCAAGTGGTGACCATCACCGAGGACGGCGTTGAAAAAGAGCCAATTGAGGAACTACAAATCGAAATCGGCAGCGAATTCATCGGCGCGATCAGCCAGGAGCTCGGTGCGCGCCATGCTGAGATGAAATCGCAAGAAACCACCGCCAGCGGCGCTACTCGCATCACCTACGTGCTGCCGACCAGGGCTTTGATTGGTCTGCGCAACGTGCTATTGACCGCCACCAAAGGCACGGTGATGATGAATTCCCTGCCATATGGCTATCAACCGCTGGGCGGCAAATTGCCAAAAACCCGCGGCGGTGTGCTCATCGCTTTTGAAGCTGGCACCACCACGCCGTATGCTCTGCAGGCGGCCGAAGCGCGCGGCGAACTCTTGGTCGGGCCTGGCACGGAAGTCTACGCCGGCATGATCGTCGGTATTTATAACCGCCAAGAAGACATCGAAATCAACGTTTGTAAAGCCAAGCACCTGACCAACATGCGTTCCAAATCGTCCGATGGCACGGTGCAGCTGACGCCATTTACGCAGTTTAGCCTGGAGCAATGCATCGACTTTATCGAGGACGACGAGCTGCTGGAAGTGACGCCAAAATCTTTGCGTCTGCGTAAACGTTACCTCGACGCTAATGAGCGAAAGCGCGCCGCCAAGCGATAGATCACCTACCCCGACAAACTACTGATTAATAAAACATATGAAAACCATGACATTACGGTGGATTATCCCGCACTAACACGCTATACTTAACCATATGCTTCCCAAAAAAACCACAACAATTATCAAGCGCACACTAGCCCGCACCGCCCAGCGCATCACGCCAATCGACCGTAAAGATCCCGACGAAAAGCTCGGGCAGTTGTTTCATGAAGTGCAGTCACACCGCGTGTTTGCCGATG harbors:
- the tig gene encoding trigger factor, whose amino-acid sequence is MKTTVKKLSDTKVCLTITLGADELNAAEQVALTKMARDLKVPGFRKGKVPVSVAAKHVNPMALQEQVLDNALSKAVAEAFMNEKLQALERPSVEVKKFVPNQEVEFTAEATVVPPVKLGDYKKLKAKAQTVKVEAKDVDEIIERMQQNFVDKAEVTRAAQEGDEAIIDFVGKKDGVAFDGGSAKDFALKLGGGQFIPGFEEGVVGHKAGETFDLDLEFPKDYHAENLAGAKVVFSVTLHKVNELKLPELNDEFAAKCGPFTDIKELKADIKREITAQKEREAKEKLKDELVAELVDSSKVALPELLIDDQLRSIEQDLMQNLSYRGLTMDAYLKTQGFKDKADWQKKEARPAAEKRVKAGLVLAELSKELGVEVSREELDAQISTFKQQYGKDAKLAARFDDPNVHRDIANRMITDKTIDKLVELNSK
- a CDS encoding histidine--tRNA ligase; translation: MSNLSTQSYKGARDYFPEDKRLQNYIFKVWHATAQSFGYEEYGAPLVEPLDIYTAKSGQELAGEQTYLFTDRGGRQVAIRPEMTPSISRMVASRRQELAMPARLYSIANFMRYERPQRGREREFWQLNADLFGAEGPWADAEIIEFGYRSIMNFGAREDMFTVRVNNRQLINQLMSSFLGLDVIGAQMMTRLLDRKNKISPEAFREQAIEIFGSEEAKAGLPKLAQLISMRSVDDLPEELADSPSVQQLRQVMTLLRQKGIGNAMFDVTLMRGLDYYTGTVFEFFDNSPENNRALFGGGRYDGLVGLFGVEPVATVGVGLGATTMQQFLEVHELLPKLTTHTDVYIIAVDAASLGGADTLARTLRSEGVRAELDFSGRKLDKQLKTALKKNIPFVAFVGEEEVASGVYTIKNLIESTEQKVSLERMISVVKDRRYDGDDDAAFEI
- a CDS encoding TrmH family RNA methyltransferase, whose translation is MQDTRNVIDKFKGRSEAEIMKELDAKDHGLVIALENTERDFNMGTIVRSANAFGVRQIYVIGRRQWNKRGAMMTDKYLHVHYVGSTAEFVELMRSENREIIAIDNIPGSVNMAETTLTKRAVLVFGQEGPGISEEMAQAADKIVAIEQFGSTRSINVGAAATVAMYCWLQQHVLD
- a CDS encoding VOC family protein, which produces MSKANSHIDYIEFPAKSVKELSAAKDFFTEVFGWSYQQWGDDYADTNDSGVGSGINAEDPATAPLPVIYVTDIQAVYNKVKTAGASITKEIFNFPGGKRFHFQDPAGNELAVWSE
- a CDS encoding FAD-binding protein, producing the protein MNKVATYLNEHLTGEVVTHDGALADAQRDGSVLARQPELIARVADTSDVRKILRFCSQLAEKGHVLPVYARGCGTDSTGAAIGRGIAIDMAAHMHNVVGIDAKQQLVHLQSGISHRAAQAVLSTHKGLGLPEISLTGEDGTIGGAISTEAAGMLSSAYGLLSQSIHQMEVVLSSGDIVQTGRLSKRELSKKKGLATFEGELYRQLDNLITDNEALIARIDASAPEMAGFSSIAQVRQRDGSFDLTPLFIGAQGSLGIIGELIMKADFIHPELTVVSAAYSSMNAAQAAVDTALQAGASTVELIDGRLFSRAAAQGKKLAWAPKECYRGGVVVALFHAFSDRARSKAAKKLLRALRGGTALQVELRDMEMKEVFTLHSVLTLAEHPADEHGVVPQVFSGMWLPGVQLDGFIKSMRALEKEYGVAMPLFIDATTGMINSYPVFSSKKVSDRQRILKLCSDMVRIVTSHEGSFAGFGGEGRLKAAFVQPTLTSEERDLYAKIKHIFDPKGILAPGIKTAVPMKQLAEELNAWCRLAG
- a CDS encoding oligoribonuclease; its protein translation is MNTNTEYDPLPPGLFVWMDLEYTTTDVDTARILEVAAIITNRQLEQIGEPFSLPCKPDDFSGHSMPESVVDMHTRNGLLDDVSVSKYNEAALEKQALNWLQQTANDAILIHCGYYLQCDREILARRMPALYERLGFRQLDMRCLEEMADAWTSQGRYRRTNHHNHRALGDVREAILLGGKYKERFIPREMSHDA
- the typA gene encoding translational GTPase TypA, with translation MKDASKIRNIAIIAHVDHGKTTMVDGLLKQSRTFRDNQAEMSQELIMDSGDQEHERGITITAKQTSIFYGDYKINIIDTPGHADFSGEVERTLQMADGVLLIVDAQEGPMPQTKFVLSKALELGLRPVVVINKIDKPARRIAEVEDELSDLFLELATDDAQLQYPIYYAIGRDGKAWREIPANPSDNADLTPIFEAIINDIPAPSVTADGGFQMLVTSLQYDTFQGKYAIGRIARGSVKRGLAVSLLKHGEVSGSARIEKVFGYRGLNREELDEAFAGDIVALVGVSEAHIGDTIADKEQPEALPVIAIEAPTLSMYLGPNTSPMKGREGEFTTSRQIGDRLRRELETNVALRVEENGIGFTVSGRGELHLSVLIETMRREGFEFEVGRPQVVTITEDGVEKEPIEELQIEIGSEFIGAISQELGARHAEMKSQETTASGATRITYVLPTRALIGLRNVLLTATKGTVMMNSLPYGYQPLGGKLPKTRGGVLIAFEAGTTTPYALQAAEARGELLVGPGTEVYAGMIVGIYNRQEDIEINVCKAKHLTNMRSKSSDGTVQLTPFTQFSLEQCIDFIEDDELLEVTPKSLRLRKRYLDANERKRAAKR